One genomic window of Streptomyces sp. NBC_01498 includes the following:
- a CDS encoding DUF262 domain-containing protein — translation MTRQTATPLVHLGLSASDRQVRELARSFTDTFGLDLRPPYQRGRVWSEDQKVALIRSWLTGTPTGVVIFNDRTTIEWTDANGYDPTDRDEAMYACIDGQQRISTAIDWFNDEFAVPASWFNADDITATEDTDDGPYVRWSGLTLRRQRHFANRAQLAVAEARVATIQEEAAIYLLVNGGGTPQTDADMNSAAQIAGKEGER, via the coding sequence ATGACCCGCCAGACTGCTACCCCTCTCGTCCACCTCGGACTGTCGGCCAGCGACCGCCAAGTCCGCGAGCTGGCCCGCAGCTTCACCGATACGTTCGGCCTCGACCTTCGGCCCCCGTACCAGCGGGGGCGGGTGTGGTCGGAGGACCAGAAGGTCGCCCTGATCCGGTCGTGGCTCACCGGCACCCCGACCGGGGTCGTCATCTTCAACGACCGCACCACCATCGAGTGGACTGACGCGAACGGTTACGACCCCACGGACCGCGACGAGGCAATGTACGCGTGCATCGACGGCCAGCAGCGCATCAGCACCGCCATCGACTGGTTCAACGACGAGTTCGCCGTTCCCGCCTCGTGGTTCAACGCCGATGACATCACGGCCACCGAGGACACCGACGACGGCCCTTACGTCCGCTGGAGCGGCCTGACCCTGCGCCGTCAGCGCCACTTCGCCAACCGAGCCCAGCTCGCCGTAGCCGAGGCCCGAGTCGCCACCATCCAGGAGGAGGCGGCCATCTACCTCCTCGTCAACGGCGGCGGCACCCCGCAGACCGACGCCGACATGAACAGCGCTGCCCAGATCGCGGGCAAGGAGGGCGAGCGATGA
- a CDS encoding DUF3560 domain-containing protein, translating to MTDNPEDARRKADRLQAKADKLTAEAERRSESAYAMYGRFAGGQPLLRDHHSYRSARRTRDRADAASERAVDAYKDAERARTAAKWASNKAHAIEAIASVTNTRERPWEPSDFKPGDIVTVRVFETSTSTYRVKRVNKKTLTLDGGGGGWDDPKREYNRVLSRTRDGVTVTNPAEGDHSDS from the coding sequence ATGACCGACAACCCGGAAGACGCCCGCCGTAAAGCCGACCGGCTCCAGGCGAAGGCCGACAAGCTCACTGCCGAAGCCGAACGCCGCTCCGAATCCGCCTACGCCATGTACGGCCGGTTCGCCGGCGGACAGCCGCTCCTTCGTGACCACCACTCCTACCGGTCGGCCCGCCGCACAAGAGACCGCGCCGACGCCGCGTCCGAGCGTGCCGTGGACGCCTACAAGGACGCCGAGCGCGCTCGGACGGCAGCGAAGTGGGCGAGCAACAAGGCCCACGCTATCGAGGCCATCGCCTCTGTCACCAACACACGCGAACGCCCGTGGGAGCCGTCCGACTTCAAGCCCGGCGACATCGTCACCGTCCGGGTCTTCGAGACCAGCACCAGCACCTACCGGGTCAAGCGGGTCAACAAGAAGACGCTCACCCTCGACGGCGGCGGAGGCGGCTGGGACGACCCCAAGCGCGAGTACAACCGGGTCCTGTCCCGCACCAGGGACGGCGTCACCGTCACCAACCCCGCCGAAGGAGATCACAGTGATTCGTGA
- a CDS encoding GIY-YIG nuclease family protein, whose product MTQPTGRTALYRFFDENDQLIYVGISNSPRARWAGHAADKSWWGSVVTREVEWFETRTDAEHAERQAIGAHSPKWNNAPGMPDRDNPQVRRAPRKGWAPPDVLVELFARYEQEREAVGKLRDELERAIVAEMLTGVSGDRMAKFFPWEPQTFRRISKAAGIPPLRERTVVSVKKAAGEDTSG is encoded by the coding sequence ATGACCCAGCCGACCGGACGAACCGCCCTCTACCGCTTCTTCGACGAAAACGACCAATTGATCTATGTCGGCATCTCCAACAGCCCACGCGCGCGATGGGCGGGCCACGCCGCTGACAAGTCATGGTGGGGCAGCGTCGTCACCCGAGAGGTCGAGTGGTTCGAGACCAGGACGGATGCCGAACACGCCGAGCGGCAGGCGATTGGCGCGCATAGTCCGAAGTGGAACAACGCGCCAGGCATGCCAGATCGCGACAACCCCCAGGTGCGCCGTGCGCCGCGCAAGGGGTGGGCACCCCCCGACGTACTCGTTGAACTGTTCGCCCGATACGAGCAAGAACGAGAGGCTGTTGGGAAACTCAGGGACGAACTAGAGCGGGCGATAGTCGCCGAGATGCTCACCGGAGTCTCGGGCGATCGCATGGCTAAGTTCTTCCCCTGGGAGCCGCAGACCTTCCGCCGCATCTCCAAAGCAGCCGGCATCCCGCCGCTGCGTGAACGAACCGTTGTCAGCGTCAAGAAGGCGGCCGGAGAGGACACCTCCGGCTGA
- a CDS encoding GIY-YIG nuclease family protein, which translates to MPKNPGRTALYRLFDEAGALLYVGISHKPDVRWGQHSEQKAWWPAVAQRAVEWHETRSGAEKAELAAIATERPSTTRWALPLTRSALPPESHPPARSVSTLRSGAFSVRRPTPSAVTAAQRFGAEHPRAGGEDPGRAAGTPNGNFDSSP; encoded by the coding sequence GTGCCGAAGAACCCTGGGCGTACCGCCCTCTACCGACTGTTCGACGAGGCGGGCGCACTGCTCTACGTGGGGATCAGCCACAAGCCGGACGTCCGTTGGGGCCAGCACTCGGAGCAGAAAGCGTGGTGGCCCGCCGTGGCTCAACGCGCGGTTGAATGGCACGAGACGCGTTCAGGCGCAGAGAAAGCCGAACTCGCCGCCATCGCCACGGAACGCCCCTCCACAACAAGATGGGCACTCCCGCTTACAAGATCAGCACTTCCGCCGGAAAGTCACCCACCCGCCCGATCCGTGTCGACCTTGCGGAGTGGGGCGTTTTCGGTGAGGCGGCCAACGCCGTCAGCAGTGACCGCAGCGCAGCGCTTCGGGGCGGAACACCCCCGCGCGGGCGGGGAGGACCCGGGCCGGGCGGCAGGAACGCCGAACGGCAACTTCGACTCCTCGCCGTAG
- a CDS encoding helix-turn-helix transcriptional regulator produces the protein MRHETRRATENVATAPIKFLNAAEVATHLDVSRSTVYNLIASGRLPAHCMGGGKIRPRGLRVPESAVTAYLAGSTITPKAVA, from the coding sequence ATGCGCCACGAGACCCGGCGGGCCACGGAGAACGTGGCCACCGCCCCCATCAAGTTCCTGAACGCCGCCGAGGTCGCCACGCACCTCGACGTCTCGCGTTCGACCGTCTACAACCTGATCGCCTCCGGCCGGCTCCCCGCCCACTGCATGGGCGGCGGCAAGATCCGCCCCCGTGGTCTGCGGGTCCCCGAGTCCGCCGTGACCGCATACCTGGCCGGTTCGACCATCACCCCGAAGGCGGTCGCCTGA
- a CDS encoding GntR family transcriptional regulator, producing MAGSKRGYKEIADELRAQIERGDYRPGQKIPSESALMDEFEAGRETVTKALRLLKDLGLTVSTQGRPATVREFEPIRRTANERLSKQVWGGGASMWSVDVKDAKPTVAGLSVAQIEASPRVAEALGVQRGDPVVLRKRHYVLAGKPVLMSDTYIPGDLASGTPMAEEDTGAGGVYGRLADIGHGPVRFKEEVRTRMPLRAEAALLRLEPGTPVLCVFRSAFDSEGRTVEVNDMVLDGGNYILDYVVDA from the coding sequence TTGGCCGGGAGCAAGCGCGGCTACAAAGAGATCGCCGACGAGCTGCGTGCGCAGATCGAGCGGGGTGACTATCGCCCCGGCCAGAAGATCCCCAGCGAATCCGCCCTGATGGACGAGTTCGAAGCCGGACGGGAGACCGTCACTAAGGCCCTACGCCTCCTGAAGGATCTCGGCCTCACCGTCAGCACTCAGGGCCGCCCCGCCACGGTTCGGGAGTTCGAGCCGATTCGGCGGACGGCGAACGAGCGGCTCTCGAAGCAGGTGTGGGGCGGCGGCGCGTCCATGTGGTCGGTTGACGTGAAGGACGCGAAGCCCACAGTTGCCGGCTTGTCCGTTGCGCAGATCGAGGCGTCACCTCGGGTCGCTGAAGCTCTGGGAGTCCAGCGCGGAGACCCTGTTGTGCTGCGTAAACGTCATTACGTCCTTGCTGGCAAGCCGGTCCTGATGTCCGACACGTACATTCCAGGCGACCTGGCCAGCGGCACGCCAATGGCCGAAGAGGATACGGGTGCGGGCGGCGTCTATGGGCGCCTCGCTGACATCGGCCACGGCCCCGTGCGCTTCAAGGAGGAGGTGCGGACGCGAATGCCTCTTCGAGCCGAGGCCGCACTGCTGCGACTAGAGCCGGGCACGCCGGTCCTGTGCGTCTTCCGCTCTGCTTTCGATTCTGAAGGCCGCACCGTCGAGGTGAACGACATGGTCCTCGACGGCGGAAACTACATCTTGGACTACGTCGTCGACGCCTGA
- a CDS encoding GIY-YIG nuclease family protein, with product MTEVTSERTALYRLYDADGNLLYVGITNNPKKRWYDHSRDKCWWPEVNRKTIEWFETRKSAERIEKLEVKEDGPKYNRAFNGDRRRELQHEDAKREGRIQPVTRETIPEWVYRSWFGEYQ from the coding sequence ATGACTGAAGTCACCTCCGAGCGCACAGCGCTCTACCGGCTCTACGACGCTGACGGGAATTTGTTGTACGTCGGCATCACGAACAACCCGAAGAAGCGGTGGTACGACCACTCCCGCGACAAGTGCTGGTGGCCCGAGGTCAACCGGAAGACCATCGAGTGGTTCGAGACGCGCAAGAGCGCCGAACGCATCGAGAAGCTCGAAGTCAAGGAAGACGGTCCGAAGTACAACCGCGCTTTCAACGGAGACCGGCGCCGGGAGTTGCAGCACGAAGACGCCAAGCGCGAGGGGAGGATCCAGCCGGTCACCCGAGAGACGATCCCCGAGTGGGTCTACCGATCTTGGTTCGGCGAGTACCAGTAG
- a CDS encoding DUF6907 domain-containing protein codes for MSVAQSVSGLSASSASASPLRPPAAPLSPTAAKSPSVYPFPCPSWCRLPHDLEAAALLGTLTHMSAEFTVPNPSPLNDGPAVMLRAQLFGTDRPEGPGSARLYLGGETDVELDAAETELFLIQARAFFDMVEVMGLRHLG; via the coding sequence ATGAGCGTAGCTCAAAGCGTTAGCGGGCTATCGGCTTCGTCCGCCTCGGCGTCCCCGTTACGGCCGCCTGCCGCACCCCTCTCCCCCACCGCCGCCAAGTCCCCCTCGGTGTATCCATTCCCGTGTCCGTCGTGGTGCCGGCTGCCGCACGACCTGGAGGCGGCGGCGTTGTTGGGGACGTTGACGCACATGTCGGCGGAGTTCACGGTGCCGAATCCGTCCCCGCTGAACGATGGACCGGCAGTGATGCTGCGCGCCCAGTTGTTCGGTACGGACCGCCCGGAGGGGCCTGGGTCGGCGCGCCTGTATCTGGGCGGGGAGACGGATGTGGAACTGGACGCGGCGGAGACGGAGCTGTTCTTGATCCAGGCGCGCGCGTTCTTCGACATGGTCGAGGTCATGGGACTGCGCCACTTGGGCTAA
- a CDS encoding type II toxin-antitoxin system VapC family toxin: MRRNEPKSAYLDACCYIDWATGKSHVVDSWVEAARAKKLQLFASTLLLAEARGGSRAQPNPQAEARIRTLLTEPYVTLVDVSRRVGLTAREIIADTPRIRNWDAVHLATAVVARAEVLLSTSTKDFTPGQVLRGVWIDEPYQYGGEGLF, from the coding sequence GTGAGGCGTAACGAACCGAAGTCCGCCTATCTCGACGCGTGCTGCTACATCGACTGGGCGACAGGCAAGAGCCACGTCGTTGACTCCTGGGTCGAGGCGGCCCGCGCCAAGAAGCTCCAGCTCTTCGCCAGCACCCTGCTTTTAGCGGAAGCGCGAGGCGGCTCCCGCGCCCAGCCGAACCCGCAGGCCGAAGCCCGAATCCGGACACTGCTCACCGAGCCGTACGTCACCCTGGTCGATGTAAGCCGACGGGTTGGCCTCACGGCGCGGGAGATCATCGCGGACACGCCCCGGATCCGGAACTGGGACGCGGTGCACCTGGCAACCGCAGTGGTCGCGCGGGCCGAAGTCCTGCTCAGCACCAGCACCAAGGACTTCACCCCGGGGCAGGTGCTGCGGGGTGTGTGGATTGACGAGCCCTACCAGTACGGAGGAGAGGGCCTGTTCTGA
- a CDS encoding DUF6233 domain-containing protein produces the protein MDPGRGAAGRRVRPSSPDWAIEYGPSGRTQPLAVHTAECWQTNFRMRPLSREQALEAITQLGVEPCIMCRPERVLGILD, from the coding sequence ATGGATCCGGGCCGAGGAGCAGCGGGCCGCCGAGTACGCCCGTCGTCGCCGGACTGGGCGATTGAGTACGGGCCCAGCGGGCGCACACAGCCGCTCGCGGTGCACACCGCCGAATGCTGGCAAACAAATTTCCGCATGCGACCGCTCAGCCGAGAGCAGGCCCTGGAGGCGATCACCCAGCTCGGGGTGGAGCCGTGCATCATGTGCCGGCCCGAGCGCGTACTCGGGATACTCGACTGA
- a CDS encoding helix-turn-helix domain-containing protein produces MNHDGNRSKRERRDRLRERVADIYTNGATISATAQKIGCSRGTIRVLLKEAGVSTRAHDDLLPARMITTREAAVISGMSHRVFSQECAHGQGPKQAEQPPTGHSHYRYFWRQDVEEWTATQRKRKAERQRLKQVREAARANSAPLQQPDYVPKRAALLEAIDAKRSKDALHWADVALAAGIDPARISRIRAGYVAGWALYFRLTAWLHDGELPLELQAVAVPRR; encoded by the coding sequence GTGAATCACGATGGGAACCGCTCGAAACGAGAGCGGCGCGATCGGCTACGCGAGCGAGTAGCTGACATCTACACCAACGGCGCCACGATTAGCGCGACGGCGCAGAAGATCGGCTGTTCAAGGGGCACGATCCGCGTCCTGTTGAAGGAGGCGGGAGTGTCTACCCGAGCGCATGACGACCTCCTGCCTGCCCGAATGATCACGACCAGGGAAGCGGCCGTCATCAGTGGCATGAGCCACAGAGTCTTCAGCCAGGAGTGCGCGCACGGGCAGGGCCCGAAACAGGCTGAACAGCCGCCCACCGGACACTCTCACTACCGCTACTTCTGGCGACAGGACGTCGAGGAATGGACCGCCACCCAGCGGAAGCGGAAGGCGGAACGCCAACGGCTGAAGCAGGTGCGAGAGGCCGCACGGGCGAACAGCGCCCCTCTTCAACAGCCGGACTACGTCCCCAAGCGGGCAGCTTTGCTCGAAGCAATCGACGCGAAGCGCAGCAAAGACGCCCTTCACTGGGCTGACGTCGCCCTGGCCGCAGGCATCGACCCAGCCCGGATCAGCCGCATCCGCGCGGGCTACGTCGCTGGCTGGGCGCTCTACTTCCGGCTGACGGCCTGGCTGCATGACGGCGAATTGCCGCTTGAGCTTCAAGCCGTCGCTGTGCCGCGCCGCTGA
- a CDS encoding HIT family protein: MSTTPESTVTDLPGCLFCPGSQGSTVIASAETAYVRLDNFPSSPGHMEVVPRRHVESFYDLSSVEVRDIYALACDAGAHVPDADGWTVGVNEGRAAGRTVDHVHVHLIPRRLGDVPDPTGGVRWVLPGTAALPTARVRPESCGGQQPHSRHRFMRGLVVSDCPGCAPARPVPDAEAATTADRGTALWAAAGAVALDRDASAGVPAAYREGMTRAVVLLGRLAEEAAAGSGGQAEDGAPEAQQVLLAQLADEWERHARRLRAWADEYHPRLSAADLMRGRAVVLCQAAHDLRHVTETGVLPAWVAQEQADEDGAQS; this comes from the coding sequence ATGAGCACCACGCCCGAATCGACCGTGACCGACTTGCCCGGCTGCCTGTTCTGCCCCGGCTCGCAGGGCAGCACCGTGATCGCGTCGGCCGAGACCGCTTACGTGCGCCTGGACAACTTCCCGTCCAGTCCCGGCCACATGGAGGTGGTGCCGCGCCGGCATGTGGAGTCGTTCTACGACCTGTCGTCGGTGGAGGTCCGTGACATCTACGCGCTGGCCTGCGATGCCGGCGCGCACGTCCCGGATGCGGACGGGTGGACGGTCGGGGTGAACGAGGGCCGGGCGGCGGGGCGGACGGTGGATCACGTGCACGTCCACCTGATCCCTCGGCGTCTCGGGGATGTGCCGGACCCGACCGGCGGAGTGCGGTGGGTGCTGCCGGGCACGGCGGCACTGCCCACGGCCAGGGTGCGGCCCGAGTCGTGCGGCGGTCAGCAGCCGCACTCGCGTCACCGGTTCATGCGCGGCCTGGTGGTGAGCGACTGCCCCGGATGCGCCCCCGCCCGGCCTGTGCCCGACGCCGAGGCCGCCACGACCGCCGACCGGGGCACGGCGCTGTGGGCAGCCGCAGGCGCAGTCGCGCTCGACCGCGACGCCAGCGCCGGTGTCCCTGCGGCCTACAGGGAGGGCATGACGAGGGCCGTCGTGCTCCTCGGCCGCCTGGCCGAAGAGGCCGCCGCCGGGTCCGGTGGGCAGGCCGAGGACGGGGCGCCCGAGGCGCAGCAGGTTCTTCTGGCGCAGCTTGCCGACGAGTGGGAACGGCACGCCCGCCGACTGCGCGCGTGGGCCGACGAGTACCACCCCCGGCTCTCGGCCGCCGACCTGATGCGCGGCCGGGCCGTCGTTCTGTGCCAGGCCGCCCACGATCTTCGGCACGTGACGGAGACGGGGGTGTTGCCTGCATGGGTGGCGCAGGAACAGGCCGACGAGGACGGGGCGCAGTCGTGA
- a CDS encoding helix-turn-helix domain-containing protein codes for MSTETRCAVPGCPRTPGGRRTLCSTHRTRQWRHGDPHQKATPPDALAIDMAVANRSPLPGMRPAERRAAGVRLTELGLPANEIARIFQVDPRTVHRWRSQSRTRVAA; via the coding sequence ATGAGCACCGAAACCCGCTGCGCCGTCCCCGGCTGCCCGCGTACCCCAGGCGGGCGGCGCACCCTGTGCAGCACCCACCGCACTCGTCAGTGGAGGCACGGCGACCCGCACCAAAAGGCAACCCCGCCCGACGCGCTCGCCATCGACATGGCCGTGGCCAACCGAAGCCCACTGCCCGGCATGCGGCCCGCCGAGCGTCGCGCGGCGGGGGTGCGGCTCACCGAACTCGGCCTGCCCGCCAACGAGATCGCGCGGATCTTTCAGGTCGACCCGCGCACCGTCCACCGCTGGCGTTCCCAGAGCCGCACCCGAGTGGCGGCCTGA
- a CDS encoding zinc finger domain-containing protein, translating to MTRHIAAPMPESIRHFMRAGQHPARSTTCPWCHAGAHKPCVIRSSGTPSVNVHHSRKDAWARLTACCTTCQVAPGVPCHKDGRELDGGAVHAVRHSEAEATAA from the coding sequence ATGACCCGCCACATTGCCGCCCCGATGCCCGAGTCGATCCGGCACTTCATGCGCGCCGGCCAGCACCCGGCCCGCAGCACCACTTGCCCCTGGTGCCACGCGGGCGCCCACAAGCCGTGCGTCATCCGGTCATCCGGAACGCCCAGTGTCAACGTTCACCACAGTCGCAAGGACGCATGGGCCAGGCTGACCGCCTGCTGCACCACCTGCCAAGTCGCCCCCGGAGTCCCGTGCCACAAGGACGGGCGCGAACTCGACGGCGGTGCCGTGCACGCAGTCCGGCACTCCGAGGCGGAGGCGACCGCGGCATGA
- a CDS encoding DUF5131 family protein, whose amino-acid sequence MSSIEWTEQTWNPTTGCDRISDGCTNCYALTMAQRLKGMGSAKYQTDGDPSTSGPGFGLAMHQDTLTDPLGWKKPRKVFVNSMSDLFHKDVTSEFIAQVFAVMALTPQHTYQLLTKRHGRMRSLLNNDAFHLSVLAWTARQQDEKHPMPAWNPGARLLKTWPLPNVWLGVSVEDQKRADLRIPALIDTPAAVRFLSCEPLLGPVRLTNQDHAQHQRDWDGADWVCLDCSTDDTTVPWRITDPTNLGIAWTIIGGESGPGARPLDTAWVTDLITDSRTIGAAPFVKQLGSIWARDNHASDAKGGKPADWPEGLHVREYPTQVVAVAS is encoded by the coding sequence ATGAGCAGCATTGAGTGGACCGAGCAGACGTGGAACCCGACGACCGGGTGCGACCGCATCAGCGACGGGTGCACGAACTGCTACGCGCTGACCATGGCCCAGCGGCTCAAGGGCATGGGCTCGGCGAAGTACCAGACCGACGGCGACCCGAGCACTTCCGGCCCCGGCTTCGGCCTGGCCATGCACCAGGACACGCTGACCGACCCGCTGGGCTGGAAGAAGCCCCGCAAGGTCTTCGTGAACTCCATGTCCGACCTGTTCCACAAGGACGTCACGAGCGAGTTCATCGCCCAGGTCTTCGCCGTCATGGCGCTCACGCCGCAGCACACGTACCAGCTCCTCACCAAGCGGCACGGGCGGATGCGGTCACTGCTGAACAACGACGCCTTCCACTTGTCGGTGCTGGCCTGGACTGCGCGCCAGCAGGATGAGAAGCACCCCATGCCCGCTTGGAATCCGGGAGCACGACTACTCAAGACGTGGCCGCTGCCGAACGTGTGGTTGGGCGTCAGCGTCGAGGACCAGAAGCGCGCCGACCTCCGCATCCCCGCCCTGATCGACACCCCGGCCGCCGTGCGGTTCCTGTCCTGCGAACCGCTCCTCGGGCCGGTCAGGCTGACCAACCAGGACCACGCCCAGCACCAGCGCGACTGGGATGGTGCCGACTGGGTGTGCCTCGACTGCTCCACCGACGACACGACCGTCCCGTGGCGCATCACCGACCCGACCAACCTCGGCATCGCCTGGACGATCATCGGCGGCGAGTCCGGCCCCGGCGCCCGCCCCCTCGACACCGCATGGGTTACCGACCTCATCACCGACTCGCGCACCATCGGTGCCGCGCCGTTCGTCAAGCAGCTCGGTTCCATCTGGGCCCGCGACAACCACGCCTCCGACGCCAAGGGCGGCAAGCCCGCCGACTGGCCCGAAGGGCTGCACGTCCGCGAGTACCCGACTCAGGTCGTGGCGGTGGCGTCATGA
- a CDS encoding ATP-binding protein gives MPEPQRLGGENLTRRLQTQLDARGLGQVAAGPFDDNPAPDEPGHPEYHRRRRAEWALRRWTTATPFRYQEATATHPDVIAWADQVAADPRKAGFLFLTGSFGTGKTHQAYGALRQIADAGPEKYEVLALTAPDMYALMRPGGSDNGPEFEVKRLMRIPLLLIDDLGTEKISEFTEEATYRLLNTRYNECRPLIITSNLPASDPNGPDLVDKLGERITSRLSQMTTIVPMGGFDRRRGAA, from the coding sequence ATGCCCGAACCCCAACGCCTCGGCGGCGAGAACCTCACCCGCCGACTCCAGACCCAACTCGATGCGCGTGGCCTCGGCCAAGTGGCCGCCGGCCCCTTTGACGACAATCCCGCACCCGACGAGCCCGGCCACCCCGAATACCACCGCCGTCGGCGCGCCGAATGGGCACTTCGCCGCTGGACAACCGCAACCCCCTTCCGCTACCAGGAAGCCACCGCCACCCACCCTGACGTAATCGCCTGGGCAGACCAGGTCGCGGCCGACCCTCGCAAGGCCGGATTCCTCTTCCTCACAGGCTCGTTCGGCACCGGCAAGACCCACCAGGCATACGGAGCACTCCGGCAGATCGCCGACGCAGGCCCCGAAAAGTACGAGGTCCTCGCGCTCACCGCACCGGACATGTACGCCCTGATGCGGCCCGGCGGCAGCGACAACGGACCCGAGTTCGAAGTGAAGCGCCTCATGCGCATCCCGCTGCTACTCATCGACGACCTCGGCACAGAGAAGATCAGCGAGTTCACCGAGGAGGCCACCTACCGGCTCCTGAACACCCGCTACAACGAGTGCCGCCCGCTGATCATCACCAGCAACCTGCCGGCCAGCGACCCCAACGGCCCGGACCTGGTCGACAAGCTCGGGGAGCGCATCACCTCGCGCCTCTCGCAGATGACGACCATCGTCCCGATGGGCGGCTTCGACCGTCGGCGAGGTGCGGCATGA
- a CDS encoding DNA cytosine methyltransferase — MSYRNDGDALSVMDWFCGAGGSSQGAHAVPDVQVTRAANHWAKAIDSHEANFPQASHYRGDIRKAPVWDWPVTDIFWASPECTNWSVAKGKRRNFDTAMQGSLLDLLVEQHEEEPADLEEESRALMEEVPLYLRGVQERGGLVKAGVVENVTDVRAWDQWDRWIGELHKLGYRTRIIALNSMHANPRTVHEAPQSRDRLYVGYWHKSLNRTPDWDKWLRPRAWCSGCDQWVQAMQVFKQPGRDMGRYRSQYVYRCPHTSCRNQIVEPRALPAAAAIDWTIPGQRIGDRAKPLADKTIARIEAGLKKFSRPVPMMVPAGGTWRDNAVSVGEPMAARTTRENDGLMVPPLLVPVEGRDGKEARSAHDPLRTMTTRNETGLAWLPFIAELRGGGSGARSVTDALATVTASGNHHGLVTPELPAMVMRNNSSKGAWGEHCTPATEPMRTLTTAGHQSLVTWRDILIPYYSNGTARTVAEPIGTLSTRDRYALVRGEVDLNDVRFRMLEPHEIGRAMSFADEYIVLGSKRDKVRQYGNAVTPNAAEVILCALVEAVTGDELERYAAPELEAAAA; from the coding sequence ATGAGCTACCGAAACGACGGGGACGCCCTGAGCGTCATGGACTGGTTCTGTGGCGCAGGCGGGTCGTCACAGGGCGCGCACGCCGTGCCGGATGTGCAGGTCACCAGGGCCGCCAATCACTGGGCGAAGGCCATCGACTCCCACGAGGCGAACTTCCCTCAGGCCAGCCATTACCGCGGTGACATCCGCAAGGCCCCGGTGTGGGACTGGCCCGTCACAGACATCTTCTGGGCTAGTCCGGAATGTACTAATTGGAGTGTCGCGAAGGGGAAGCGCCGCAACTTCGACACCGCGATGCAGGGCAGCCTCCTCGACCTCCTGGTTGAGCAGCACGAGGAGGAGCCGGCCGACCTGGAGGAGGAGTCGCGGGCGCTGATGGAGGAGGTGCCGCTGTACCTGCGCGGCGTCCAGGAGCGCGGCGGCCTCGTCAAGGCCGGAGTGGTGGAGAACGTCACCGACGTCCGCGCGTGGGACCAGTGGGACCGGTGGATAGGCGAACTGCACAAGCTCGGCTACCGCACCCGGATCATCGCCCTCAACTCGATGCACGCCAACCCGCGCACCGTGCACGAGGCCCCGCAGTCCCGCGACCGCTTGTACGTCGGCTACTGGCACAAGTCCCTGAACCGCACCCCGGACTGGGACAAGTGGCTGCGCCCGCGCGCCTGGTGCTCCGGCTGCGACCAGTGGGTGCAGGCCATGCAGGTGTTCAAGCAGCCCGGCCGGGACATGGGCCGCTACCGCTCCCAGTACGTGTACCGCTGCCCGCACACCTCGTGCCGGAACCAGATCGTCGAACCCCGCGCCCTACCGGCTGCGGCGGCGATCGACTGGACCATCCCGGGTCAGCGCATAGGCGACCGCGCCAAGCCCCTCGCCGACAAGACGATCGCCCGCATCGAGGCCGGGCTGAAGAAGTTCAGCAGGCCCGTGCCAATGATGGTCCCGGCCGGCGGCACCTGGCGCGACAACGCGGTCAGCGTCGGCGAACCGATGGCCGCACGCACGACCCGTGAGAACGACGGGCTCATGGTCCCCCCGCTCCTCGTTCCCGTCGAGGGCCGTGACGGCAAGGAGGCCCGATCCGCGCACGACCCGCTGCGCACTATGACGACACGCAACGAAACCGGGCTGGCGTGGCTGCCATTCATCGCCGAACTCCGCGGCGGAGGATCCGGCGCCCGGTCCGTGACCGACGCTCTCGCCACGGTCACCGCCTCGGGGAACCACCACGGGCTCGTCACACCGGAACTGCCCGCAATGGTCATGCGAAACAACAGCAGCAAGGGGGCATGGGGCGAGCACTGCACCCCGGCAACCGAGCCGATGCGCACTCTGACCACAGCCGGGCACCAGTCGCTCGTCACGTGGCGGGACATCCTCATCCCCTACTACAGCAACGGCACCGCGCGGACCGTGGCCGAGCCGATCGGCACGCTCTCCACCCGAGACCGATACGCCCTCGTGCGCGGCGAAGTCGACCTCAACGATGTCCGCTTTCGGATGCTGGAGCCCCACGAAATCGGACGGGCCATGAGCTTCGCCGACGAGTACATCGTCCTCGGCTCCAAGCGCGACAAGGTCCGCCAGTACGGCAACGCCGTCACCCCCAACGCCGCCGAAGTGATCCTCTGCGCCCTCGTCGAAGCCGTCACCGGCGACGAGTTGGAGCGGTACGCCGCACCCGAGCTGGAGGCAGCCGCCGCGTGA